The following proteins come from a genomic window of Rhinoraja longicauda isolate Sanriku21f chromosome 4, sRhiLon1.1, whole genome shotgun sequence:
- the LOC144592841 gene encoding uncharacterized protein LOC144592841 yields MHLELAGSGWDHLGSGSQSPRPGLTTCGAGCLRRLRERLRLVSGGFGAGRLDVRSPQAPGWGPTSGAPAASSPTPNRGAWVGPPWTFHCPAQPEISRGIFSARRGLQCREPRLPRRGNSNSLTAGEDGREEKKTFWPSITVR; encoded by the coding sequence atgcacctggagctggcgggctccggctgggaccacctgggctctggttcgcagagcccgcggcccggactcaccacctgcggcgctggctgccttcggaggctgcgggagcggctgcgactcgtctccggaggcttcggcgcgggccgcctggacgtccgaagcccgcaggcccctgggtgggggccgacatcgggagctccggcagcgtcttcgcccaccccgaatcgcggggcttgggtcggcccgccgtggacctttcactgtccggcgcagcctgaaataagccgcgggattttctccgcccggcgggggcttcaatgtcgggagccccgactgccccgacggggcaactccaacagcctgaccgcgggagaagacggcagggaagagaaaaagacattctggccttccatcacagtgaggtga